A window of the Gossypium hirsutum isolate 1008001.06 chromosome A05, Gossypium_hirsutum_v2.1, whole genome shotgun sequence genome harbors these coding sequences:
- the LOC121229469 gene encoding QWRF motif-containing protein 2, with amino-acid sequence MVATVSAAVNPKHRGGVTQPHGQHQIPSRPPLLPSDPDNAIAPRRQKFREVTSRYLSTPSSSSNSSISSSSSFAAASKRCPSPFVSTSTTPSAIKRSQSVERRQAVTPRPNNSMNLRSSDGNNNGELSAAQKLLFTSTRSLSVSFQGDSFPYQFNKAKPALSPSAARKGTPEKRKPTAITTTPGRGTDQTENSNTERLPASFRKPNSMSQKVDCTDERKRLNGSVNGNVVRALQNSMIDNRDSTAVTALGSEAQCDPSASDTESVSSGSTSGAPEGSCNGNGDVKRGPRGIIVPARFWQEANSRLRRSDPLSPVSKKNMAPSKIIAPDKFGIDSPSSSPKGVVNSRGQLSPVRGSIRPASPSKLGASTTSSPLRGMSPSRVRSGLANNLVNTPSILSFNGDVLKMGKIGENKAWDAHFLRLLHNRLLQWRFVNARADAAMSSQKSNAEKSLCGAWITTSKLRESVRAKRTELQLLKQKLKLISILKGQMMLLDEWDVVDHDYCSSLSAATEALMASTLRLPVVAGARADVPKLKDAICSAVDVMQAISSYICSLFSKIADVNSLMGELRHISSNEIALLDHCQELVSTIAAMQVKECSLRTHILQLNQLPSSITTKL; translated from the exons ATGGTAGCGACAGTGTCCGCAGCGGTCAACCCCAAACATCGCGGAGGAGTAACACAGCCACACGGCCAACACCAAATCCCCTCACGGCCTCCTTTATTGCCTTCCGACCCCGACAATGCCATCGCTCCCCGCCGTCAAAAGTTCCGTGAAGTCACTTCTCGTTATTTGTCCACACCGTCATCCTCCTCAAATTCTTCTATATCATCCTCGTCTTCTTTCGCGGCTGCTAGCAAACGGTGTCCATCACCGTTTGTTTCGACGTCAACGACTCCATCAGCTATCAAGCGGTCGCAATCCGTGGAGCGGAGACAGGCGGTGACGCCGCGGCCTAACAATTCTATGAATTTGAGAAGTAGTGACGGTAACAATAATGGCGAATTATCCGCTGCTCAGAAGTTGCTCTTCACTTCGACGAGAAGCTTATCTGTCTCGTTTCAGGGAGATTCGTTTCCCTATCAATTTAATAAAGCTAAACCGGCTCTATCTCCAAGCGCGGCAAGGAAAGGCACGCCGGAGAAGCGAAAACCAACGGCGATCACAACGACACCGGGTAGAGGAACAGATCAAACGGAGAATTCAAACACAGAGCGGTTGCCGGCGAGCTTCAGGAAACCAAATTCGATGAGTCAAAAGGTGGATTGCACCGACGAGAGGAAGAGGCTAAACGGATCTGTTAACGGAAATGTAGTTAGGGCACTACAAAATTCCATGATTGATAATAGGGATTCAACGGCCGTTACTGCCCTTGGATCTGAGGCTCAATGCGATCCCTCGGCTTCGGATACTGAAAGTGTTTCCTCTGGGAGTACTTCAGGAGCTCCAGAAGGTTCTTGTAATGGTAACGGAGACGTTAAGCGTGGGCCTCGGGGGATAATTGTCCCAGCCCGGTTTTGGCAAGAGGCTAATAGTCGGTTACGCAGGTCCGATCCTCTTTCGCCGGTTTCTAAGAAAAATATGGCTCCCTCTAAGATAATTGCACCGGACAAGTTCGGCATTGATAGTCCTTCATCGTCTCCGAAAGGTGTAGTGAATAGCAGGGGACAGTTATCGCCAGTTCGTGGATCAATTCGGCCTGCATCACCAAGTAAGCTTGGGGCCTCCACTACTTCGTCTCCTTTGAGGGGAATGAGTCCCTCTAGAGTGAGGAGTGGATTGGCTAATAATTTGGTAAATACTCCATCAATTTTGAGCTTTAATGGTGATGTTCTTAAGATGGGTAAGATTGGGGAGAATAAGGCTTGGGATGCTCATTTTTTGAGGCTACTTCATAATAGGCTGTTGCAATGGCGTTTTGTTAATGCTAGAGCAGATGCTGCTATGTCTTCCCAGAAGTCTAATGCAGAG AAAAGTCTCTGTGGTGCATGGATAACTACCTCAAAACTTCGAGAATCTGTTAGAGCCAAAAGAACTGAGTTACAGCTGCTGAAGCAAAAGTTGAAGCTGATTTCCATCCTAAAGGGGCAA ATGATGCTTTTGGATGAATGGGACGTTGTAGACCATGATTATTGCAGTTCATTGTCTGCAGCTACCGAAGCTTTGATGGCAAGCACACTCCGCCTTCCAGTTGTTGCTGGGGCAAGG GCCGATGTCCCAAAATTGAAGGATGCTATATGTTCAGCTGTGGACGTAATGCAGGCAATTTCATCCTACATCTGCTCATTGTTTTCTAAG ATTGCAGACGTCAACTCTTTGATGGGAGAACTTCGACATATAAGTTCAAATGAGATTGCTTTACTTGACCACTGCCAAGAACTTGTATCAACAATTGCAGCTATGCAG GTGAAAGAATGTAGCCTGAGAACACACATATTACAACTAAATCAATTACCATCCAGCATAACAACGAAATTGTAA
- the LOC107958180 gene encoding LOB domain-containing protein 39, with product MSCNGCRVLRKGCRETCVLRSSLRWIESPEAQGNATLFLAKFFGRSDLLSLISSVPESQRPALFQSLLFEACGRTVNPVNGAVGLLSSGNWHICQAAVDTVLRGGSLRPVSEISAGVWRPSCDESTDRFCGDESYHFPSRYAESNPLMRMMMMENQSASAASDLSLSLTTTKSGNGRRAGRRYEEEKKRAKTMSMYSEGSEITASESNEYEGSQERKILKLFV from the exons ATGAGCTGCAACGGTTGCCGAGTGCTCCGAAAAGGGTGCAGGGAGACATGTGTGTTACGGTCAAGCTTACGTTGGATCGAATCCCCCGAAGCCCAAGGCAACGCCACCTTATTTCTCGCCAAGTTTTTTGGCCGTAGTGACCTACTTTCTCTTATCTCTTCCGTACCTGAATCCCAACGCCCTG CTTTGTTTCAGTCTTTATTGTTTGAGGCATGTGGTCGTACTGTGAATCCGGTGAACGGAGCGGTAGGGCTGTTATCCAGTGGGAACTGGCATATCTGTCAGGCGGCGGTGGATACGGTTCTTCGAGGCGGATCCTTACGGCCTGTTTCGGAGATTTCAGCCGGAGTTTGGAGGCCGAGTTGTGACGAGTCAACTGATCGTTTCTGTGGGGACGAGTCGTACCACTTCCCAAGCCGCTACGCCGAGTCCAATCCTTTGATGAGGATGATGATGATGGAGAATCAATCGGCTTCGGCGGCGTCGGATCTAAGCCTCTCTTTGACGACGACTAAGTCCGGTAACGGAAGACGTGCCGGAAGGCGAtacgaagaagaaaagaagagagcAAAAACGATGTCGATGTACTCGGAGGGATCAGAGATAACTGCTTCCGAAAGCAACGAATATGAAGGAAGCCAGGAGAGAAAGATTTTGAAACTCTTCGTTTGA
- the LOC107958181 gene encoding zinc finger protein ZAT10 — MALEALNSPTTTATPTFHFEDTTNLHCLESFTKRKRSKRPRFDHVTTEEEYLALCLIMLARGGDANSTDTSVIPQRHRSPTPTASPPPAPAPAPTSTEQKVSYNCSVCNKSFNSYQALGGHKASHRKLSGGNDDQSTSTTTSATAGGVISSALNPSGKTHQCSICHKSFPTGQALGGHKRCHYEGGAGNNASVTASASGVTTSEGVGSTNTMSHISQRIDFDLNLPALPEFSPDNFFVSGGDDEVESPHPAKKPRLLVRMPPKMQVNETN; from the coding sequence ATGGCTTTAGAAGCTCTCAACTCTCCAACTACAACCGCTACGCCTACTTTCCACTTTGAAGATACCACTAACTTACACTGCCTGGAATCGTTCACCAAGCGTAAGCGTTCCAAGCGACCGCGTTTCGATCATGTTACCACCGAGGAAGAATACCTCGCTCTCTGCCTTATCATGCTAGCACGCGGCGGTGATGCCAACTCCACCGACACTTCTGTTATCCCACAGCGCCATCGCTCTCCTACTCCAACCGCCTCACCACCGCCTGCACCAGCACCAGCACCTACCTCAACAGAGCAAAAGGTTAGCTACAACTGCAGCGTTTGCAACAAGTCCTTTAACTCTTACCAAGCTTTGGGTGGTCACAAAGCCAGCCACCGTAAGCTTTCAGGCGGAAACGATGACCAGTCAACGTCGACAACCACCTCTGCCACTGCTGGCGGAGTTATTTCATCTGCTTTGAACCCAAGCGGTAAAACCCACCAGTGTTCTATCTGCCACAAAAGCTTCCCTACTGGCCAGGCCTTGGGAGGCCACAAGCGATGCCACTATGAAGGTGGGGCTGGGAATAATGCTAGCGTAACCGCTAGCGCCAGCGGCGTGACGACATCTGAAGGAGTGGGCTCAACCAATACCATGAGCCACATCAGCCAGCGAATCGACTTTGACCTGAACCTACCGGCTTTGCCAGAATTCTCACCGGATAACTTCTTCGTATCTGGCGGTGATGATGAAGTGGAAAGTCCACACCCTGCTAAGAAGCCACGTCTCTTGGTGCGGATGCCACCCAAAATGCAAGTCAACGAAACAAATtag
- the LOC121229470 gene encoding adenine phosphoribosyltransferase 4 isoform X1: protein MLQRALIFSSSNPICSQLSTTAPPDNTVFPKRNGGWIIPFSSYQLPAFRFRNYRRTLLPPLCSASDSAANRPNMASQDEQDPRISNISSAIRVIPDFPKPGIIFQDITTLLLDTKAFRDTIDLFVERYRGKDISVVAGIEARGFIFGPPIALAIGAKFVPMRKPNKLPGEVLSEEYSLEYGKDTMEMHVDAVKAGERALIIDDLVATGGTLSAAIRLLECVGVHVVECACVIELPELKGRERLGGKPLFVLLSST, encoded by the exons ATGTTGCAAAGGGCTTTGATATTCTCTTCTTCAAATCCAATCTGTTCTCAGTTGTCAACGACAGCTCCGCCTGACAACACCGTGTTCCCCAAACGAAACGGCGGCTGGATCATCCCTTTCTCATCCTACCAGCTACCGGCATTTCGTTTTCGAAATTACAGGCGTACCCTTCTTCCTCCACTCTGCTCAG CGAGTGACTCAGCTGCAAATCGACCAAATATGGCGTCTCAAGATGAACAAGACCCTCGGATTTCCAACATTTCTTCTGCGATTCGTGTCATCCCTGACTTCCCAAAACCTG GGATAATCTTTCAAGACATAACAACTTTGCTTCTTGATACCAAAGCATTTCGTGATACTATTGATCTGTTTGTTGAGAGGTACAGAGGAAAAGATATATCTGTCGTTGCAG GTATAGAAGCAAGGGGATTCATTTTTGGCCCACCTATAGCATTGGCTATTGGGGCAAAGTTTGTTCCTATGAGGAAACCCAATAAATTGCCGG GGGAGGTTTTATCGGAGGAGTATTCTTTGGAGTATGGAAAGGACACAATGGAGATGCATGTTGATGCTGTCAAAGCAGGAGAACGTGCTTTGATAATAGATGATCTTGTTGCCACTGGTGGAACCTTGTCTGCTGCAATCAGGCTACTCg AATGCGTAGGGGTGCACGTTGTGGAGTGTGCTTGTGTTATTGAATTACCCGAGCTAAAG GGACGGGAACGGTTAGGAGGGAAACCACTGTTTGTTCTTCTAAGCTCCACTTGA
- the LOC121229470 gene encoding adenine phosphoribosyltransferase 1, chloroplastic isoform X2: MASQDEQDPRISNISSAIRVIPDFPKPGIIFQDITTLLLDTKAFRDTIDLFVERYRGKDISVVAGIEARGFIFGPPIALAIGAKFVPMRKPNKLPGEVLSEEYSLEYGKDTMEMHVDAVKAGERALIIDDLVATGGTLSAAIRLLECVGVHVVECACVIELPELKGRERLGGKPLFVLLSST; the protein is encoded by the exons ATGGCGTCTCAAGATGAACAAGACCCTCGGATTTCCAACATTTCTTCTGCGATTCGTGTCATCCCTGACTTCCCAAAACCTG GGATAATCTTTCAAGACATAACAACTTTGCTTCTTGATACCAAAGCATTTCGTGATACTATTGATCTGTTTGTTGAGAGGTACAGAGGAAAAGATATATCTGTCGTTGCAG GTATAGAAGCAAGGGGATTCATTTTTGGCCCACCTATAGCATTGGCTATTGGGGCAAAGTTTGTTCCTATGAGGAAACCCAATAAATTGCCGG GGGAGGTTTTATCGGAGGAGTATTCTTTGGAGTATGGAAAGGACACAATGGAGATGCATGTTGATGCTGTCAAAGCAGGAGAACGTGCTTTGATAATAGATGATCTTGTTGCCACTGGTGGAACCTTGTCTGCTGCAATCAGGCTACTCg AATGCGTAGGGGTGCACGTTGTGGAGTGTGCTTGTGTTATTGAATTACCCGAGCTAAAG GGACGGGAACGGTTAGGAGGGAAACCACTGTTTGTTCTTCTAAGCTCCACTTGA